CTAAGGGCTTCGCGGCCGTCGCCCCGGCATCCCGGCGGCGAGCCGCCTCCTTTCGCAGCCCATCGGACCGTCGCGACGGCCCGCGCCTGCTCGCGGGTGCGGCGGCCCCCGGCCTGGCGAGAGGATCTTCTTCGTCCTCATCCCGATGGAATCGCCCATGCATCCGGAGTCGTCCCTCCCCCGGCCCGTCGCGCGCCGTCGCGGCTTCACGCTGATCGAGCTGCTGGTGGTGATCGCGATCATCGCCGTCCTGATCTCGCTGCTGCTCCCGGCCGTCCAGGCGGCGCGCGAGGCGGCCCGCCGGGCCCAGTGCGTCAACAACCTCAAGCAGGTCGGCCTGGCGCTGCACAACTACGCGACGGCGCAGGCCGAGGCCTTCCCCTGGGCCCAGGGCCCCGGGCCCTACAACGGCTGGTCGTCGCACGTCATGCTGCTGCCGCAGCTGGAGCAGCAGCCGCTCTTCGACGCGATCAACTTCGCCAACAACGGCATGGCCATGTGGGCCGGCAACCCCGACAACACGACGGCCTTCCGCATCCAGGTGTCGGCCTTCCTCTGCCCCTCCGACGCCGACCGGCTGACCAACGCCGACGGCCATTCCAACTACATGATGTGCGCCGGGGCGACCGCCGACGAGTTCTACTACTACAACACCAACAACGCCAACGCGCCCCAGGCGCTGACGGGGGTGGGGCGGTCGTACGCCAGCTACTACATGTCGCCCAGCGTCCCCCACGTCAAGCTGACCATGATCACCGACGGCGCCAGCAACACGGCCGCGTTCGGCGAGCAAGTCCTCGGCGTCGGCGACGACGATTACGCCCTGTGGGACAACGCCCGGCCCACCTCGGCCAACGGCGACGCCACGGGGACGAGGCCGGCCTTCCCGCCCAACCCCCAGGCCGACTACAACGTCTGCTACCAGCACGCCCCGACGGCGGCCTCGAACCTCCAGCTCTGGAGCCACGGCTACCAGTGGTACGCCGGCGCGCCCAACGTCGGCTCGTACTGCCACGTGATGCCGCCCAACACCTGGAGCTGTGCCTTCGGCAACAGCGGCTTCGCCGCGACCGCCAGCAGCCGCCACCCCGGCCTGGTCAACGTCGGCATGGCCGACGGCTCCGTCCGCAGCGTCAAGAACTCGGTCAGCCTCCCCGTCTGGTGGGGCCTGGCCTCGATGGCCGGCGGCGAGATCGTCTCGGCCGACGCGCTCTGAGTCGAGCGGCCCGTCGCCCGATCCCGCCCGACCCCGCCTCAGCCTCGGAGACGTCCGTGTCGATGTCACGCAGAACCTGCAAAGCCCTCGCGGCGACGGCCTCGCTGGCCGCCTGCCTGCTCTCGGCCGGCTGCGAGACGAGCGCGCCGGCGGTCTCCGGTTCGACGGCGGAGGTCACGGTCCGGGGGACGGTGAAGATCCACGGCCGGCCGGCGGGCGGGGGCGAGATCCTGTTCGACCCCTCGAACGTCAAGCGCAAGTTCGCCCCGATCCGTTCGGCGGCCATCGGCCCCGACGGGGCCTATACGGTGACGACCCTCTACGGCGAGAATAAGATCTCGATCCGGAGCCGCGAGATCGCCGCCCCGACCGACGCGCCGGCCGCCGAGGGCAAGTCCCTCGACAAGGCCGTCGCGAAGTCGGCCGCCGTCAAGGCCGCCGTCAGGGCGGGGGACGGGATGCGCCTCAGGCCCAACGTCAAGCGGACCTTCATCGAGAGCGGCGAGCGGCCGATCGACGTCGAGCTGTGACCCCGCCCCGCGACCCCGACGACGGCGTCGCGTCGACCGACTTCCTGCAACCCCGGCGGGCCCGTCCATGGCCGTCCTGACCTGCGGCGTCGTCCAGTTCCGGCACCGCCCGAGCGACAAGGCGTACAACCTCTCGGTCGTCGAGCGCTTCGTCGCCGAGGCCCGCGGCCGGGGGGTGAAGGTCCTCGCCTTCCCGGAGATGTGCCTGACGGGCTACTGGCACGCCACCCGGCTCGACCGGCCGGGCCTGGAGGCGCTCGCGGAACCGGTCCCCGACGGCCCCTCGTCGCTCCGGATCCGCGCGCTGGCGGAGGCGTCCGGGATGGCGATCGGGGCCGGCCTGATCGAGCGCGGCGACGACGGCCGGCTGTTCAACACGTACGTCGTGGCCCTGCCCGACGGCGCGGTCCACCGCCACCGCAAGATCCACGCCTTCGAGAGCGAGCACATCGCCGCCGGCGACCGCTACACCGTGTTCGACACCCCCTGGGGCGTTCGGGTGGGCGTCCTCATCTGCTACGACAACAACATCGTCGAGAACGCCCGGGCCACGGCGCTGCTGGGGGCCGACGTCCTGCTCGCCCCCCACCAGACCGGCGGCTGCGACTCGCGCAGCCCGCACGCGATGGGCCTGATCGACCCCGCCCTGTGGGAGCGTCGCGAGGCCGACCCGGAGGCGATCGAGCGCGAGTTCCGCGGCCCCAAGGGGCGGGAATGGCTGCTCCGCTGGCTGCCGGCGCGGGCCCACGACAACGGCTACTTCATCCTCTTCAGCAACGGCGTGGGCGAGGACGCCGGCGAGGTGCGGACCGGCAACGCCATGATCCTCGACCCCTACGGCCGCATCCTCGCCGAGACCTGGAAGGCCGAGGACCGCCTGGTCGTCGCCGACCTGGACCTCGACCTCCTCCCCCTCTGCACCGGCCGCCGCTGGATCCGCGGCCGCCGCCCCGAGCTTTACGGCCTGCTGACCGAGCGCCTCGGCCACGAGCTGGACCCCCGCGCCGCGCGGTTCTCGCGCGAGCACGTCGAGAGGCCCGCGCCCGGGCCGGCGTCCTGACCTCGCGTCACGCGTCCGAGGCGGAGACCCTGAGGGTCACGACGCACCGCGAGTCGCTCCGATAGGAGAGGCGCTTCGCCAGGACTTCGTATCCCGACGAGCCTCCCCGATCGTCGGGGACCACGATCACCTCGCCCACCGAGGGGATCGGCAGCTGGGCTCGGACCTCCATGGAATGGAGCGGCTCGCCGCCCGCCGCCCGAGTGGAAGGCTCGTATTCGAAATTCAGTGTGACGAACGCGTGGGCCGGCGGCCCCGTGAGGGAGGCCCGGGAACCTGCAAAGGACACGGTCGGCTCGCTTTCAGATGCCCCTCGGGGGCTGCAGCCCGGGCGAGGCGAAGAAGTTCCGCTGGAAGGATGACGCGACGT
The DNA window shown above is from Paludisphaera mucosa and carries:
- a CDS encoding DUF1559 family PulG-like putative transporter, with translation MHPESSLPRPVARRRGFTLIELLVVIAIIAVLISLLLPAVQAAREAARRAQCVNNLKQVGLALHNYATAQAEAFPWAQGPGPYNGWSSHVMLLPQLEQQPLFDAINFANNGMAMWAGNPDNTTAFRIQVSAFLCPSDADRLTNADGHSNYMMCAGATADEFYYYNTNNANAPQALTGVGRSYASYYMSPSVPHVKLTMITDGASNTAAFGEQVLGVGDDDYALWDNARPTSANGDATGTRPAFPPNPQADYNVCYQHAPTAASNLQLWSHGYQWYAGAPNVGSYCHVMPPNTWSCAFGNSGFAATASSRHPGLVNVGMADGSVRSVKNSVSLPVWWGLASMAGGEIVSADAL
- a CDS encoding nitrilase family protein, whose translation is MAVLTCGVVQFRHRPSDKAYNLSVVERFVAEARGRGVKVLAFPEMCLTGYWHATRLDRPGLEALAEPVPDGPSSLRIRALAEASGMAIGAGLIERGDDGRLFNTYVVALPDGAVHRHRKIHAFESEHIAAGDRYTVFDTPWGVRVGVLICYDNNIVENARATALLGADVLLAPHQTGGCDSRSPHAMGLIDPALWERREADPEAIEREFRGPKGREWLLRWLPARAHDNGYFILFSNGVGEDAGEVRTGNAMILDPYGRILAETWKAEDRLVVADLDLDLLPLCTGRRWIRGRRPELYGLLTERLGHELDPRAARFSREHVERPAPGPAS